The Amycolatopsis viridis genome window below encodes:
- a CDS encoding NAD(P)H-quinone oxidoreductase: MHAIKLREPGGPDNLEWAEVADPQPGPGEVLLDVAASAVNRADLLQRQGNYPPPPGASDILGLECSGTIAQLGEGVEGWQVGDEVCALLAGGGYAERVAVPAGQLLPVPGEVDLITAAGLPEVACTVWSNVVMHARLTEGEVLLVHGGAGGIGTHAIQVGKALGATVAVTAGSADRLDRCRQLGADLAINYREQDFVEVLQEETGGADVILDNMGAKYLDRNVSALKTGGRLAIIGMQGGVVGELNIGKLMSKRASVAATTLRARPVDDKARIVADVRDRLWPLVAEGAVQPIIGQVVPMSDAAAAHRALEEGGVFGKVLLSVRG; this comes from the coding sequence ATGCATGCGATCAAGCTCCGTGAACCCGGTGGTCCGGACAACCTGGAGTGGGCCGAGGTCGCCGACCCGCAACCGGGCCCCGGCGAGGTCCTCCTCGACGTCGCCGCAAGTGCGGTGAACCGGGCGGATCTCCTGCAGCGCCAGGGCAACTACCCGCCGCCACCCGGGGCGAGCGACATCCTCGGCCTCGAGTGCTCCGGCACGATCGCGCAGCTCGGCGAGGGTGTCGAGGGCTGGCAGGTCGGCGACGAGGTGTGCGCGCTGCTCGCCGGTGGCGGCTACGCCGAACGCGTCGCCGTGCCCGCCGGGCAGCTGCTCCCGGTGCCCGGCGAGGTCGACCTCATCACCGCCGCCGGCCTGCCCGAGGTGGCCTGCACCGTCTGGTCCAACGTCGTGATGCACGCGCGCCTCACCGAGGGTGAGGTGCTGCTCGTGCACGGCGGCGCCGGCGGCATCGGCACGCACGCGATCCAGGTCGGCAAGGCACTGGGCGCCACGGTCGCGGTCACCGCCGGCTCGGCGGACCGGCTGGACCGCTGCCGCCAGCTCGGCGCCGACCTCGCGATCAACTACCGCGAGCAGGACTTCGTCGAAGTGCTCCAGGAGGAGACCGGCGGAGCCGACGTCATCCTCGACAACATGGGCGCGAAGTACCTGGACCGCAACGTCAGCGCGCTGAAGACCGGCGGCCGTCTGGCGATCATCGGCATGCAGGGCGGCGTCGTGGGCGAGCTGAACATCGGCAAGCTGATGAGCAAGCGCGCCAGCGTCGCGGCCACCACGCTGCGGGCGCGACCGGTGGACGACAAGGCGCGCATCGTCGCGGACGTGCGGGACCGCCTGTGGCCGCTGGTCGCCGAGGGCGCGGTGCAGCCGATCATCGGCCAGGTCGTGCCGATGTCCGACGCGGCGGCGGCCCACCGCGCTCTCGAGGAGGGCGGCGTGTTCGGCAAGGTGCTGCTGTCGGTCCGCGGCTAG
- a CDS encoding cysteine desulfurase-like protein, translating into MAFDVARIRGLFPALGDGWIHFDGPAGMLVPEQVASAVSTAMRAPVSGPGGAFPASQRADSIVTAARRAVADLVGADPAGVVLGSSAAVLLRRLVDALSERWTLGDEVVVSRLDEQANIVPWTHGAKRVGAVVRWAEIDIENCELPAWQYENLVNARTKAVAVTAASGAVGTRPDVPTIAEFAKRVGALVVVDATAAAPFVPLDMNALGADVLVVAAQAWGGPAVSALVFRDPDLLERLPSASLDPAARGPARLELGPHAYPLLAGLIASIDYLAGLDDAATGSRRERLVTSLGSAKSYHAGLLAQLSTELRALRHVMVIGDAMRRIPALAFTVMGKKAPEIAEYLASQGLCAFADLGTSGVFAALGVGEVGGAVRIALAHYSNVFEVNQLARVLEELR; encoded by the coding sequence ATGGCGTTCGACGTCGCTCGAATTCGTGGGTTGTTCCCCGCGCTGGGTGACGGCTGGATCCACTTCGACGGCCCTGCCGGAATGCTGGTACCCGAACAGGTGGCCTCCGCCGTCTCGACGGCGATGCGCGCCCCGGTCTCCGGACCGGGCGGCGCGTTCCCGGCGTCGCAGCGGGCGGACAGCATCGTGACCGCGGCCAGACGGGCGGTGGCCGATCTCGTCGGTGCCGATCCGGCCGGTGTCGTGCTCGGGTCGAGCGCGGCGGTGCTGCTGCGCCGGCTCGTCGACGCCCTGTCCGAGCGCTGGACCCTGGGCGACGAGGTGGTGGTCTCGCGCCTGGACGAACAGGCCAACATCGTGCCCTGGACGCACGGCGCGAAACGGGTCGGCGCGGTGGTGCGCTGGGCCGAGATCGACATCGAGAACTGCGAGCTGCCGGCCTGGCAGTACGAGAACCTGGTCAACGCCCGCACCAAGGCCGTCGCCGTCACCGCCGCATCCGGGGCGGTGGGCACCCGACCCGACGTGCCCACGATCGCCGAGTTCGCTAAACGGGTCGGCGCGCTGGTGGTCGTCGACGCCACCGCCGCCGCGCCGTTCGTGCCGCTCGACATGAACGCCCTCGGCGCGGACGTGCTCGTGGTGGCTGCGCAGGCCTGGGGCGGTCCGGCCGTCAGCGCCCTGGTGTTCCGCGACCCCGACCTGCTGGAACGGCTGCCGTCCGCGTCGCTCGACCCGGCTGCCCGCGGGCCCGCCCGGCTGGAGCTGGGGCCGCACGCGTACCCGCTGCTCGCCGGGCTCATCGCGTCCATCGACTACCTCGCCGGCCTGGACGACGCCGCCACCGGCTCCCGCCGCGAGCGGCTGGTGACCTCGCTGGGGTCGGCGAAGTCCTACCACGCGGGACTGCTCGCCCAGCTCAGCACCGAACTGCGCGCGCTGCGGCACGTCATGGTCATCGGCGACGCGATGCGCCGCATCCCGGCGCTCGCCTTCACGGTGATGGGCAAGAAGGCGCCCGAGATCGCCGAATACCTGGCCTCGCAGGGCCTGTGCGCGTTCGCCGACCTCGGCACGAGCGGCGTGTTCGCCGCGCTCGGCGTCGGAGAGGTGGGCGGCGCGGTGCGGATCGCGCTCGCCCACTACTCCAACGTCTTCGAGGTCAACCAGCTGGCGCGGGTGCTGGAAGAGCTGCGCTAG
- a CDS encoding bacterial proteasome activator family protein — MTEPNFAASNSPDEQPHRVVVVGPDGSPVGTARIPNGEDEHQESVGDLVEEPAKVMRIGTMIKQLLEEVRAAPLDDASRDRLREIHQTSVKELEQALAPELQSELERLVKPFTNGTTPSDAELRIAQAQLVGWLEGLFHGIQTALFAQQMAARVQLEQMRRGLPAGRGGQEGQPPGISGTGQYL; from the coding sequence ATGACGGAACCGAATTTCGCCGCGTCGAACTCCCCCGACGAGCAGCCCCACCGCGTGGTCGTGGTGGGTCCGGACGGCTCTCCGGTGGGCACGGCCCGGATCCCGAACGGGGAGGACGAGCACCAGGAGTCGGTTGGTGACCTCGTCGAAGAGCCGGCGAAGGTCATGCGGATCGGCACCATGATCAAGCAGCTCCTGGAGGAGGTGCGGGCCGCCCCGCTGGACGACGCGAGCCGCGACCGGCTGCGGGAGATCCACCAGACGTCGGTCAAGGAGCTGGAGCAGGCGCTCGCGCCGGAGCTGCAGAGCGAGCTGGAACGGCTGGTCAAGCCGTTCACCAACGGCACCACCCCGTCCGACGCCGAGCTGCGGATCGCGCAGGCGCAGCTGGTCGGCTGGCTGGAGGGGCTGTTCCACGGCATCCAGACGGCGCTGTTCGCGCAGCAGATGGCGGCGCGGGTGCAGCTGGAGCAGATGCGCCGCGGGCTGCCGGCCGGGCGCGGCGGGCAGGAGGGTCAGCCGCCGGGGATCAGCGGGACGGGCCAGTACCTGTAG
- the wzm gene encoding galactan export ABC transporter permease subunit Wzm/RfbD — protein MQATSTVDQTSDDLARAAELPPLSDSRTFRRAVGDIKQGLRERELWSHLGWQDIKQRYRRSVIGPFWITISQGVIALGLGLLYSQLFKMNIGTFLPYISAGFIVWAFIQGCLIEGMETFISNEGLIKQIKAPLTVYALRTVWRQTLMFAHNLIVIALVVAIFFGNLSHDYSLTAKDGHCTADPSLICHPGLGWYTLSAIPAFFLLAFNGLWVTLLLGIISTRYRDLPQVINSLVQLLFYLTPIVWPIDQLKSGAREGVSWAEPIIKLNPFYHFVQILRAPLIGQAVSIWSWVAVGGITIVGWLLALVAMRNYRARVSYWV, from the coding sequence GTGCAAGCCACCAGCACGGTCGACCAGACCAGCGACGATCTCGCCCGCGCGGCGGAGCTGCCACCGTTGTCGGACAGCCGCACCTTCAGGCGCGCTGTGGGCGACATCAAGCAGGGGCTCCGCGAGCGCGAGCTGTGGAGCCACCTCGGCTGGCAGGACATCAAGCAGCGGTACCGCCGGTCGGTGATCGGTCCCTTCTGGATCACCATCAGCCAGGGCGTCATCGCGCTCGGCCTGGGCCTGCTCTACTCGCAGCTGTTCAAGATGAACATCGGCACGTTCCTGCCCTACATCAGCGCCGGGTTCATCGTCTGGGCGTTCATCCAGGGCTGCCTGATCGAGGGCATGGAGACGTTCATCTCCAACGAGGGCCTGATCAAGCAGATCAAGGCGCCGCTGACCGTCTACGCACTGCGCACGGTGTGGCGCCAGACGCTGATGTTCGCGCACAACCTGATCGTCATCGCGCTCGTGGTCGCGATCTTCTTCGGCAACCTCTCCCACGACTACTCGCTGACGGCCAAGGACGGGCACTGCACCGCGGACCCGAGCCTGATCTGCCACCCCGGCCTGGGCTGGTACACGCTCAGCGCGATCCCGGCGTTCTTCCTGCTGGCCTTCAACGGCCTGTGGGTGACGCTGCTGCTCGGCATCATCTCGACCCGCTACCGGGACCTGCCACAGGTGATCAACTCGCTGGTCCAGCTTTTGTTCTACCTGACGCCGATCGTCTGGCCCATCGACCAGCTCAAGAGCGGTGCCCGCGAGGGCGTCAGCTGGGCCGAGCCCATCATCAAGCTCAACCCCTTCTACCACTTCGTCCAGATCCTGCGCGCGCCGCTGATCGGGCAGGCCGTCAGCATCTGGAGCTGGGTCGCCGTCGGTGGCATCACGATCGTGGGCTGGCTGCTCGCGCTCGTCGCCATGCGCAACTACCGGGCCCGCGTCTCCTACTGGGTGTGA
- the wzt gene encoding galactan export ABC transporter ATP-binding subunit Wzt/RfbE, giving the protein MVSIDVQNAYVDFPIFDAKTRSLKKKVLGKVGGKIGTDAKVPIIEALQDITLSLRDGDRVGLVGHNGAGKSTLLRLLSGIYEPTRGLARVEGKVAPVFDLGIGMDPEISGYENIMIRGLFLGMTRKQMEKRVDDIAEFTELGDYLAMPLRTYSTGMRVRLALGVVTTIDPEILILDEGIGAVDAAFLNKARDRLVDLVNRSGMLVFASHADDLLLELCTTAIWMDEGRMKMRGGLREVLTAYKGRDPFENISAETAQRLETAPAVQGGE; this is encoded by the coding sequence ATGGTCAGCATTGATGTGCAGAACGCCTACGTCGACTTCCCGATCTTCGACGCCAAGACGCGTTCGCTGAAGAAGAAGGTCCTCGGCAAGGTCGGCGGCAAGATCGGCACCGACGCGAAGGTGCCGATCATCGAGGCGCTGCAGGACATCACCCTGTCGCTGCGCGACGGTGACCGCGTCGGGCTCGTCGGCCACAACGGCGCCGGCAAGTCGACCCTGCTGCGGCTGCTGTCCGGGATCTACGAGCCCACCCGCGGCCTGGCCCGCGTCGAGGGCAAGGTCGCGCCGGTGTTCGACCTGGGCATCGGCATGGACCCGGAGATCTCCGGCTACGAAAACATCATGATCCGCGGCCTGTTCCTCGGGATGACCCGCAAGCAGATGGAGAAGCGGGTCGACGACATCGCGGAGTTCACCGAGCTCGGCGACTACCTCGCGATGCCGCTGCGGACGTATTCGACCGGTATGCGGGTGCGGCTCGCGCTGGGTGTCGTGACCACGATCGACCCGGAGATCCTGATCCTCGACGAGGGCATCGGCGCGGTCGACGCGGCGTTCCTCAACAAGGCGCGGGACCGGCTGGTGGATCTGGTGAACCGCTCCGGCATGTTGGTCTTCGCCTCGCACGCCGACGACCTACTCTTGGAGCTCTGCACGACGGCCATCTGGATGGACGAGGGCCGGATGAAGATGCGGGGCGGCCTGCGCGAGGTACTGACCGCGTACAAGGGTCGTGACCCGTTCGAGAACATCAGCGCGGAAACCGCCCAGCGGCTCGAGACCGCGCCGGCGGTCCAGGGCGGGGAGTGA
- the glfT1 gene encoding galactofuranosyltransferase GlfT1, translated as MSGPERAPMRPGGVAAVVVTRHRRELLADSLKVIAAQTRPVDHLVVVDNGPDQSARDVVESFPGPYTYLPSHHNLGGAGGFALGMLHALALGADWVWLADDDGRPADETVLSVLLEEAEKRGLAEISPTVTNIDDPGRLAFPLRRGLTWKRSSAELGVDFLPGIASLFNGALFRASTLDVVGVPDLRLFVRGDEVEVHRRLVRSGLPFGTSLRVAYLHPDGSDEFKPMLGGRFHAQDPENEVKRYYTYRNRGYLLSQPGMRKIGALEVLRFGLYFVGVKRDPAAFVQWLKLVRQGQRERFFRF; from the coding sequence ATGAGCGGTCCGGAGCGGGCTCCGATGCGTCCGGGCGGCGTGGCAGCGGTGGTCGTCACACGGCACCGCCGCGAGCTGCTCGCGGATTCGCTGAAGGTCATCGCCGCGCAGACCCGGCCGGTCGATCACCTGGTGGTCGTCGACAACGGACCGGACCAGTCGGCGCGGGACGTGGTGGAGTCGTTCCCCGGGCCGTACACGTACCTGCCCTCCCACCACAACCTCGGCGGGGCCGGCGGGTTCGCACTGGGGATGCTGCACGCGCTCGCTCTGGGCGCCGACTGGGTGTGGCTGGCCGACGACGACGGCCGCCCGGCCGACGAGACGGTGCTGTCGGTGTTGCTGGAGGAGGCCGAGAAGCGCGGGCTGGCCGAGATCTCGCCGACGGTCACCAACATCGACGACCCCGGCCGGCTGGCGTTCCCGCTGCGGCGGGGCCTGACCTGGAAGCGGTCCTCGGCCGAGCTGGGCGTCGACTTCCTGCCGGGTATCGCTTCGCTGTTCAACGGTGCGCTGTTCCGGGCGTCCACTTTGGATGTCGTCGGGGTGCCGGACCTGAGGCTGTTCGTGCGTGGTGACGAGGTCGAGGTGCACCGGCGGCTGGTCCGGTCCGGGCTGCCGTTCGGCACGTCGCTGCGCGTTGCGTACCTGCACCCGGACGGCTCGGACGAGTTCAAGCCGATGCTCGGCGGGCGGTTCCACGCGCAGGACCCGGAGAACGAGGTCAAGCGCTACTACACCTACCGCAACCGGGGCTACCTGCTGTCCCAGCCGGGGATGCGCAAGATCGGCGCGCTGGAGGTCCTGCGGTTCGGGCTGTACTTCGTGGGGGTCAAGCGCGACCCCGCGGCGTTCGTGCAGTGGCTCAAGCTGGTGCGGCAGGGACAGCGGGAGCGGTTCTTCCGGTTCTAG
- a CDS encoding glycosyltransferase family 4 protein, with the protein MRGPRGTYPSLTDDRCRHIGWLPDRVPVGSLLVRSSVPAQSPADHDRLTDLVIDLGGGEENIDTYDQLQGLVGKVRRATRFFAPIQYDVARQVRTDIAQRRAATRALPQRQPVAVPRRAGQDPAGRPPAVLFGLHWLEMGGAERWAFDCIRLAKEAGLVPIVVTDRDSSHPWITQLDDDAVVVPMTHPITMGHDAAFLDGIFAAYDVRGVHVHHNTWMYDRLPWIKSVRPDIPVVDSLHILEWRTGGFVDHSVCMSNMIDEHHVISPQLRDYLAGKHGIAASKVRLATLADLTTGDLTHDSALSPHEPFTVTYIGRFHQQKRPYLFLRLAAELKRKSNRPVRFIMHGDGPLAREVHALRSRLNLADVLELRGPDKPVRSTLAESDVMVITSENEGLSLTSFEATAAGVPVVSTDVGSQASLVADDLLCPRHTYPFIRTATRRIETLASSADQRKRWFDEQARKADALRALPAALDWARDLYAGWSRA; encoded by the coding sequence GTGCGCGGGCCACGGGGCACCTATCCGTCCCTGACCGATGACCGGTGCCGGCACATCGGGTGGCTCCCCGACCGTGTCCCGGTCGGTTCGCTCCTGGTCCGCAGCTCCGTCCCCGCCCAGTCCCCCGCCGACCACGATCGCCTGACCGATCTGGTGATCGACCTCGGCGGCGGCGAGGAGAACATCGACACCTACGACCAACTGCAGGGCCTGGTCGGCAAGGTCCGCCGCGCCACCCGGTTCTTCGCCCCGATCCAGTACGACGTCGCCCGTCAGGTGCGCACCGACATCGCCCAGCGCAGGGCCGCAACCCGCGCGCTGCCCCAACGGCAGCCGGTGGCGGTCCCCCGGCGCGCCGGCCAGGATCCCGCCGGACGGCCACCGGCCGTGCTCTTCGGCCTGCACTGGCTCGAGATGGGCGGCGCGGAGCGGTGGGCGTTCGACTGCATCCGGCTGGCGAAGGAGGCGGGCCTCGTGCCGATCGTGGTAACCGACCGCGACTCGTCACACCCGTGGATCACCCAGCTCGACGACGACGCCGTCGTGGTGCCGATGACGCATCCGATCACCATGGGGCACGACGCGGCGTTTCTCGACGGCATCTTCGCCGCATACGACGTTCGCGGCGTGCACGTCCACCACAACACCTGGATGTACGACCGGCTCCCCTGGATCAAGTCCGTGCGGCCGGACATCCCGGTCGTCGATTCACTGCACATCCTCGAATGGCGCACCGGCGGTTTCGTCGACCATTCCGTGTGCATGTCGAACATGATCGACGAGCATCACGTCATTTCCCCTCAGTTGCGGGACTACCTCGCCGGGAAACACGGTATCGCTGCCTCGAAGGTGCGGCTCGCGACCCTGGCGGACCTCACGACCGGCGACCTCACGCACGACTCCGCCCTGTCGCCGCACGAACCGTTCACCGTCACCTACATCGGAAGGTTCCACCAGCAGAAGCGGCCGTACCTCTTCCTCCGCCTCGCAGCCGAACTCAAGCGGAAATCGAACCGCCCGGTGCGGTTCATCATGCACGGCGACGGTCCCCTCGCCCGCGAGGTCCACGCGCTGCGATCCCGGCTCAACCTCGCCGATGTGCTGGAACTGCGCGGCCCGGACAAGCCAGTGCGGTCCACACTCGCCGAGTCCGACGTCATGGTGATCACCTCGGAGAACGAGGGACTGTCCCTCACCTCGTTCGAAGCCACGGCCGCGGGCGTGCCCGTCGTGTCCACCGACGTCGGTTCGCAGGCGTCGCTCGTCGCGGACGACCTGCTCTGCCCGCGCCACACCTACCCGTTCATCCGAACCGCCACCCGACGTATCGAAACCCTGGCCTCGTCGGCGGACCAGCGGAAACGGTGGTTCGACGAGCAGGCGCGGAAGGCCGATGCGCTGCGGGCGCTGCCCGCCGCGCTCGACTGGGCCCGCGACCTCTACGCCGGCTGGAGCCGGGCATGA
- a CDS encoding glycosyltransferase family 2 protein: MTSVAAVIVTYNRADKLGAVIKHVLAQTRRPDQVLVVDNASTDGTPGVLAPYEAAGSITVLTLPENTGGAGGFATGMARAYEMGADFVWIMDDDCYPDAEALEELVRGYETAQHELGTAPSFACSVVKWTDGGICEMNNPGPTWDWGRLLVRGHQVVLVGHCSFVSVLVPRWAMTRFGLPLKPYFIWFDDMEYTLRIAKAAPGVQVLTSTVVHDLGVNQGVNFGQITYANAWKYEYGIRNEASYRLHHEGVAEFVAFARRLQRMMAEGRVPLRLRLRATKALLRGIRFAPKPEFPRSVL; encoded by the coding sequence ATGACTTCCGTCGCGGCGGTGATCGTCACCTACAACCGTGCCGACAAGCTGGGTGCGGTCATCAAGCACGTCCTGGCCCAGACCCGGCGACCGGACCAGGTACTGGTCGTGGACAACGCGTCGACGGACGGCACACCGGGAGTGCTGGCTCCGTACGAAGCCGCTGGGTCGATCACGGTGCTCACCCTCCCGGAGAACACCGGTGGAGCCGGTGGCTTCGCAACCGGGATGGCTCGCGCCTACGAGATGGGGGCGGACTTCGTCTGGATCATGGACGACGACTGCTACCCGGACGCGGAGGCGCTGGAAGAGCTCGTGCGGGGATACGAGACCGCACAGCACGAGCTCGGGACCGCGCCCTCGTTCGCGTGCTCCGTCGTGAAGTGGACCGATGGCGGCATCTGCGAGATGAACAACCCGGGGCCGACCTGGGACTGGGGCCGGCTGCTGGTCCGAGGCCATCAGGTGGTCCTGGTCGGGCACTGCTCGTTCGTCTCGGTCCTCGTCCCCCGGTGGGCGATGACGCGCTTCGGTCTGCCGCTCAAGCCGTACTTCATCTGGTTCGACGACATGGAGTACACGCTGCGGATCGCGAAGGCCGCTCCCGGTGTCCAGGTCCTCACCAGCACGGTCGTCCACGACCTGGGCGTGAACCAGGGGGTGAACTTCGGCCAGATCACCTACGCCAACGCGTGGAAGTACGAGTACGGCATCCGGAACGAGGCGTCGTACCGGCTGCACCACGAGGGCGTGGCCGAGTTCGTCGCGTTCGCCCGGCGCCTGCAGCGGATGATGGCCGAGGGGCGCGTACCGCTGCGGTTGCGCCTGCGCGCGACCAAGGCGCTGTTGCGCGGCATCCGCTTCGCCCCGAAACCGGAGTTCCCCAGATCGGTGCTCTGA
- a CDS encoding glycosyltransferase produces the protein MAGKTAAGQPAPAKAQTNGAQVKEDQTTFAEHAPQGRLTAQRGLYTGPSPIVSKDLYSEVLEGVVNRGRDGVTLEPSARVSGNTYFGRFPASYWQRWTKVRQVRVEAVVTGGGQLAIRASDVEGEARTIEAREIEGAEQTPVAFDVRMDKFFDGGALWLDLETRPGQRLTVERVRWTVEPPEKIRPTAVTICTMNRADDCLKNLQALAGDLQSLDTLDAIYVADQGTDRVDSREGFAQVAADLGDKLHYITQPNLGGAGGFTRGLYEVAGHTETEHANVLFMDDDVLLEPDLVVRMTAFSNLAVNPVIVGGQMLNLLHPHQLHVGAEYARLNTLEPGVPVEHSLQTADLLGVDEETGKPNRQERRLDAGYNGWWSCLIPYEVVKAIGYPLPFFFQWDDAEYSYRARAHGFPTVTLPGAGVWHADFHWKDWDEWHRYFNLRNSIITAALHSDFNLNVLCRTLMAQVVRYLLGMQYGLTHTLIKAVEDFLEGPSILEDGGVAAMQEIRAIRAQYPETKRHDATEVPGIASNDIGIINAAPRPALQRLILVKRIVDRLRGHSRFALGSVPTDEAHWWHVALFDTAVVTDASQEGVRVRKYDRDRMFELGKRAVKTLNRLRKEGQAVQEQYKRALPQLASRENWKRLYRL, from the coding sequence ATGGCCGGCAAGACTGCCGCGGGACAGCCTGCGCCCGCGAAGGCGCAGACCAACGGCGCCCAGGTGAAAGAGGACCAGACCACGTTCGCCGAACACGCGCCCCAGGGCCGCCTCACCGCGCAGCGCGGGCTCTACACCGGGCCGTCGCCCATCGTGTCCAAGGACCTCTACTCCGAGGTGCTCGAGGGCGTGGTCAACCGCGGCCGCGACGGCGTGACGCTGGAGCCGTCCGCCCGCGTGTCCGGCAACACCTACTTCGGCCGGTTCCCGGCCAGTTACTGGCAGCGCTGGACGAAGGTGCGCCAGGTGCGCGTCGAGGCGGTCGTCACCGGCGGCGGCCAGCTCGCGATCCGCGCGTCCGACGTGGAGGGCGAAGCCCGCACGATCGAGGCCCGCGAGATCGAGGGCGCCGAGCAGACGCCGGTGGCGTTCGACGTCCGGATGGACAAGTTCTTCGACGGCGGCGCGCTGTGGCTGGACCTGGAGACCCGGCCCGGGCAGCGGCTGACCGTCGAGCGGGTGCGCTGGACCGTCGAGCCGCCGGAGAAGATCCGGCCCACTGCGGTGACCATCTGCACGATGAACCGCGCCGACGACTGCCTGAAGAACCTGCAGGCGCTGGCCGGTGACCTCCAGTCGCTGGACACCCTGGATGCGATCTACGTGGCCGACCAGGGCACCGACCGGGTGGACTCGCGTGAGGGCTTCGCCCAGGTCGCGGCCGACCTCGGTGACAAGCTGCACTACATCACCCAGCCGAACCTCGGCGGCGCGGGCGGCTTCACCCGCGGCCTGTACGAGGTGGCCGGGCACACCGAGACCGAGCACGCGAACGTGTTGTTCATGGACGACGACGTGCTGCTCGAGCCGGACCTGGTGGTCCGCATGACGGCGTTTTCGAACCTCGCCGTGAACCCGGTCATCGTCGGCGGCCAGATGCTCAACCTGCTGCACCCGCACCAGCTGCACGTCGGCGCCGAGTACGCGCGGCTGAACACGCTGGAGCCGGGCGTCCCGGTGGAGCACAGCCTGCAGACGGCCGACCTGCTCGGGGTGGACGAGGAGACCGGCAAGCCGAACCGGCAGGAGCGCCGGCTCGACGCGGGCTACAACGGTTGGTGGTCGTGCCTGATCCCGTACGAGGTGGTCAAGGCCATCGGGTACCCGCTGCCGTTCTTCTTCCAGTGGGACGACGCGGAGTACAGCTACCGCGCCCGCGCGCACGGTTTCCCGACGGTGACGCTGCCCGGCGCCGGTGTGTGGCACGCCGACTTCCACTGGAAGGACTGGGACGAGTGGCACCGCTACTTCAACCTGCGCAACTCGATCATCACCGCCGCGCTGCACAGTGACTTCAACCTGAACGTGCTGTGCCGGACGCTGATGGCGCAGGTCGTGCGGTACCTGCTCGGCATGCAGTACGGGCTGACGCACACGCTGATCAAGGCGGTCGAGGACTTCCTGGAGGGCCCGTCGATCCTGGAGGACGGCGGGGTCGCCGCGATGCAGGAGATCCGCGCGATCCGGGCCCAGTACCCCGAGACGAAGCGCCACGACGCGACCGAGGTGCCCGGGATCGCGTCCAACGACATCGGGATCATCAACGCCGCCCCGCGGCCCGCGTTGCAGCGGCTGATCCTGGTCAAGCGCATCGTCGACCGGTTGCGCGGCCACTCCCGGTTCGCGCTGGGCTCCGTGCCCACCGACGAGGCGCACTGGTGGCACGTGGCGCTGTTCGACACGGCCGTGGTGACCGACGCGTCCCAGGAGGGCGTGCGGGTGCGCAAGTACGACCGGGACCGCATGTTCGAGCTGGGCAAGCGCGCGGTGAAGACGCTGAACCGCCTCCGCAAGGAGGGGCAGGCTGTGCAGGAGCAGTACAAGCGCGCCCTGCCGCAACTGGCCAGCCGGGAGAACTGGAAGCGCCTGTACCGGCTCTGA
- a CDS encoding GtrA family protein: MMQKASPGLFGQLVRFTLIGGFCALLDLGTYSGLRAIGLDHAPWDTVARAISFILGTTTAFFLNRKFTFSAARKDGKGQIGSFVLLYGVTFFVAVGVNALMLHVLGEFAFKPTVAWVISQGTATAINFVMLKWVVFREPGVTDVPRESGS; encoded by the coding sequence ATGATGCAGAAGGCGAGCCCCGGCCTGTTCGGCCAGCTGGTGCGATTCACGCTGATCGGCGGGTTTTGTGCGCTGCTCGATCTGGGCACCTACAGCGGGTTACGGGCGATCGGTCTCGATCACGCTCCGTGGGACACGGTGGCGCGCGCGATCAGTTTCATCCTGGGCACCACGACCGCATTTTTCCTTAACCGCAAGTTCACATTCTCCGCTGCCCGCAAGGACGGCAAGGGCCAGATCGGCAGCTTCGTCCTGCTGTACGGGGTCACGTTCTTCGTCGCTGTCGGGGTGAACGCCCTGATGCTGCACGTGCTCGGCGAGTTCGCGTTCAAACCGACCGTCGCCTGGGTGATCTCCCAGGGCACCGCGACCGCGATCAACTTCGTCATGCTCAAGTGGGTCGTCTTCCGGGAACCAGGTGTGACGGATGTTCCGCGGGAGTCCGGCTCGTGA